A single window of Culicoides brevitarsis isolate CSIRO-B50_1 chromosome 3, AGI_CSIRO_Cbre_v1, whole genome shotgun sequence DNA harbors:
- the LOC134834948 gene encoding circadian clock-controlled protein daywake gives MMWKISVFLSVTVFAFASAAVSDNPEYILQCSRSDPQLIQCLTKALHHLRPYLSNGIKEIELPSVEPFIMDSLSLQLTGGPQGYRINLKNLEVLGASNFTVKKIKLSENDEPFEARIYIPRLTIQAKYTSSGVLIIIPASGGGEFHAVFDGVHADLSGKVSTEKRNGETYMHVDKLEMVLDVKKPKMSVAKIFNNNRILNQATNLFLKENGHEILKAMQPQLHKKLASEFAKIGNQLLKHVPIEKFLTD, from the exons cggAATACATTTTACAATGCAGTCGATCAGATCCGCAACTGATACAATGTCTAACGAAGGCGTTGCATCATCTGAGGCCGTACCTGTCAAATGGAATTAAAGAAATTGAG tTGCCCTCTGTTGAACCCTTTATAATGGACTCATTAAGTTTGCAATTGACGGGGGGACCTCAAGGTTATCGTATCAACTTGAAAAACTTGGAGGTGCTAGGTGCGAGTAATTTTACCGTCAAGAAAATCAA attgagTGAAAACGACGAGCCCTTTGAAGCCCGAATCTACATCCCACGATTGACGATTCAAGCCAAATACACCAGCAGTGGCGTGCTCATTATCATTCCCGCATCCGGTGGTGGAGAATTCCATGCTGTTTTCGATGGCGTGCACGCTGACTTAAGTGGCAAGGTCTCGACCGAGAAACGCAATGGCGAAACGTACATGCATGTCGACAAATTAGAGATGGTTTTGGATGTGAAGAAGCCAAAAATGAGCGTTGCCAAGATTTTCAACAATAACCGTATTttaa atcaagcAACAAATCTCTTCCTCAAAGAAAACGGACACGAAATTCTTAAAGCTATGCAACCgcaattgcacaaaaaacttGCTTCGGAATTCGCTAAAATAGGAAATCAATTGTTGAAGCACGTGCCCATCGAGAAATTCTTGACTGattaa